The following are encoded in a window of Haloarcula halophila genomic DNA:
- the gatB gene encoding Asp-tRNA(Asn)/Glu-tRNA(Gln) amidotransferase subunit GatB — translation MTAQAAESRELAAVIGLEVHVQLETDTKIFCGCSTAPADEPNTHTCPVCLGLPGALPVVNEGAVEAAVKIGKAIDADVPEETAFHRKNYYYPDLPKNFQITQYDAPICQDGELSFTVESERRSVDIRRAHLEEDPGSIKHVREGTGPLESRTCSIDRADYTLVDYNRAGTPLMEIVTEPDFRAPGEVRAFLEKLEEVLEYLGVFDPGRDGSLRIDANLSMVDADEVGDDGEIDESVLEDANRTEVKNISSHKGAEQALSFEASRQRKLIQSGRAVEQETRHFNETHGNTVSMRSKEEEKDYRYFREADLPPLRVAHWKDELSIPELPDARRGRFVAEYGLSDEAASKLTSTKQVADFFESVAERFDADLAATWVADNLLGELNYRDMEITDVDGRFDEVMRLVELVATDEITAKNARETVLRGMLDDGDDPETIVDREDLGKTSGDEIQQAVEAAIDENPDAVQDFHDGEGGAINFLVGQVMQKTGGSADPGDVNERLRAELED, via the coding sequence ATGACTGCACAAGCCGCCGAGTCCCGTGAACTCGCGGCCGTCATCGGGCTGGAGGTCCACGTCCAACTCGAGACGGATACGAAGATCTTCTGTGGCTGCTCGACCGCGCCGGCCGACGAGCCAAACACCCACACCTGCCCGGTGTGTCTCGGACTCCCGGGCGCGCTGCCGGTCGTCAACGAGGGCGCCGTCGAGGCTGCCGTAAAGATCGGGAAGGCGATCGACGCCGACGTACCCGAGGAGACGGCGTTCCACCGGAAGAACTACTACTACCCCGACCTCCCCAAGAACTTCCAGATCACCCAGTACGACGCGCCGATCTGTCAGGACGGCGAACTCTCCTTTACTGTCGAGAGCGAGCGGCGGTCGGTCGACATCCGCCGTGCCCACCTCGAAGAGGACCCCGGATCGATCAAGCACGTCCGTGAGGGTACCGGCCCGCTGGAATCCCGGACCTGCTCGATCGACCGGGCCGACTACACGCTCGTCGACTACAACCGCGCCGGGACGCCGCTGATGGAGATCGTCACCGAACCGGACTTCCGGGCACCGGGCGAGGTGCGAGCGTTCCTCGAAAAGCTCGAAGAGGTCCTGGAGTACCTGGGCGTGTTCGACCCCGGCCGGGACGGCAGCCTCCGCATCGACGCGAACCTCTCGATGGTCGACGCCGACGAGGTCGGCGACGACGGCGAGATCGACGAGTCGGTGCTGGAAGACGCCAACCGGACGGAGGTCAAGAACATCTCCAGCCACAAGGGGGCGGAACAGGCTCTCTCCTTCGAGGCCTCCCGCCAGCGGAAACTCATCCAGTCCGGGCGCGCGGTCGAACAGGAGACCCGCCACTTCAACGAGACCCACGGCAACACGGTCTCGATGCGTTCGAAAGAGGAGGAGAAGGACTACCGCTACTTCCGTGAGGCCGACCTCCCGCCGCTGCGTGTCGCCCACTGGAAGGACGAACTCTCTATCCCCGAACTCCCCGACGCCCGCCGCGGGCGGTTCGTCGCGGAGTACGGGCTCAGCGACGAGGCCGCCTCGAAGCTCACCTCCACCAAGCAGGTCGCGGACTTCTTCGAGAGCGTCGCCGAGCGGTTCGACGCCGACCTGGCCGCGACCTGGGTCGCCGACAACCTGCTGGGCGAACTGAACTACCGCGACATGGAGATCACCGACGTCGACGGTCGCTTCGACGAGGTGATGCGGCTGGTCGAACTGGTCGCCACCGACGAGATCACCGCCAAGAACGCCCGTGAGACCGTGCTCCGCGGGATGCTCGACGACGGCGACGACCCCGAGACGATCGTCGACCGGGAGGACCTGGGCAAGACCTCCGGCGACGAGATCCAGCAGGCCGTCGAAGCGGCGATCGACGAGAACCCCGACGCCGTCCAGGACTTCCACGACGGCGAAGGCGGCGCGATCAACTTCCTGGTCGGCCAGGTGATGCAGAAGACCGGGGGCAGCGCCGATCCCGGAGACGTGAACGAGCGATTGCGGGCCGAACTGGAAGACTGA
- a CDS encoding DNA topoisomerase I, with product MELIITEKDNAARRIAEILSEGSAESERRNGVNVYRWGDKRVVGLSGHVVGVDFPPEYSDWRDVEPVELISADVTKEPTQENIVATLKQLARRADEAVIATDYDREGELIGKEAYELIRDETDIPVSRVRFSSITDREVREAFAEPDEIDFDLAAAGEARQIIDLMWGAALTRFLSLSARQLGDDFISVGRVQSPTLKLIVDREREIEAFDPEDYWELFADLQKDSVAFEAQYFYDDDGTEAERVWDEAAAEAAYEDLQSVDAATVTSVRRRTRTDSPPTPFNTTAFISAASSLGYSAQRAMSIAEELYTAGYVTYPRTDNTVYPEDLDPDDLLDEFVGSAFAEDAESLLEQDDIAPTEGDEETTDHPPIHPTGELPSKADVSEDEWEVYELIVRRFFATVAEAATWEHLRVVAEAADRSLKANGKRLVEPGYHAVYPYSSASENHVPDVEEGEELTMPEVRIEAKQTQPPRRYGQSRLIQTMEDLGVGTKSTRHNTLEKLYDRGYIEGDPPRPTTLAMAVVEAAEEFADHVVSEEMTAQLEADMTRIADGEATLENVTDESREMLERVFEELRESREEIGDYLQESLKADKTLGPCPECGEDLLVRRSRQGSYFVGCDGFPECRNTLPLPSTGEPLVLEEVCDDHDMHHVKMLAGRDTFVHGCPRCEAEAADESEDEVIGPCPDCNEDEGGELAIKHLRSGSRLVGCTRYPDCDYSLPLPRNGDIAITDTYCEDHDLPELVVDPDSDDPWELGCPICNYEEYKARNAVEDLADLDGIGSATAEKLEAAGVDDLDTLREADSDTVATEVQGVSETQVREWQAQLDD from the coding sequence ATGGAGCTGATAATCACCGAGAAGGACAACGCCGCACGGCGCATCGCGGAGATCCTCTCGGAGGGGAGCGCGGAGAGCGAGCGACGCAACGGCGTCAACGTCTACCGCTGGGGGGACAAGCGGGTCGTCGGTCTCTCTGGTCACGTCGTCGGTGTCGACTTCCCGCCCGAGTACAGCGACTGGCGCGACGTGGAACCGGTCGAACTCATCTCGGCGGACGTGACCAAGGAACCGACCCAGGAGAACATCGTCGCGACGCTCAAGCAACTGGCCCGCCGCGCCGACGAGGCCGTCATCGCGACCGACTACGACCGCGAGGGGGAACTCATCGGCAAGGAGGCCTACGAACTCATCCGCGACGAGACCGACATCCCGGTCAGTCGCGTCCGCTTCTCCTCGATCACCGACCGGGAGGTCCGGGAGGCCTTCGCCGAACCTGACGAGATCGACTTCGACCTGGCCGCGGCCGGCGAGGCCCGACAGATCATCGATCTCATGTGGGGCGCGGCGCTCACGCGTTTTCTCTCCCTGTCGGCGCGGCAACTCGGCGACGACTTCATCTCCGTCGGACGGGTCCAGTCACCGACCCTGAAGCTCATCGTCGACCGCGAACGGGAGATCGAGGCGTTCGATCCCGAGGACTACTGGGAGCTGTTCGCTGACCTCCAGAAGGACAGCGTGGCCTTCGAGGCCCAGTACTTCTACGACGACGACGGAACCGAGGCCGAACGCGTCTGGGACGAAGCGGCCGCCGAAGCCGCCTACGAGGACCTCCAGAGCGTCGACGCCGCGACGGTCACGAGCGTCCGCCGTCGGACCCGGACCGACAGTCCGCCGACGCCGTTCAATACGACCGCGTTCATCTCCGCGGCCAGCTCGCTTGGCTACTCCGCACAGCGGGCGATGTCCATCGCCGAGGAGCTGTACACCGCCGGCTACGTCACCTACCCGCGGACCGACAACACGGTCTACCCCGAGGACCTCGATCCCGACGACCTGCTAGACGAGTTCGTCGGTTCGGCCTTCGCCGAGGACGCCGAATCCCTCCTCGAACAGGACGACATCGCACCGACGGAGGGCGACGAGGAGACGACCGACCACCCGCCGATCCACCCGACAGGAGAGCTACCCTCGAAGGCAGATGTATCCGAGGACGAGTGGGAAGTGTACGAACTCATCGTCCGCAGGTTCTTCGCGACCGTCGCCGAGGCAGCGACCTGGGAACACCTCCGGGTCGTCGCCGAGGCCGCCGATCGCTCGCTGAAGGCAAACGGCAAGCGCCTGGTCGAACCGGGGTACCACGCCGTCTACCCCTACTCCAGCGCCAGCGAGAACCACGTCCCCGACGTCGAGGAGGGCGAGGAGCTGACGATGCCCGAGGTCCGCATCGAGGCCAAACAGACCCAGCCGCCGCGCCGCTACGGCCAGTCCCGACTCATCCAGACCATGGAGGACCTGGGGGTCGGCACGAAGAGCACGAGACACAACACTCTGGAGAAGCTGTACGACCGCGGCTACATCGAGGGGGACCCACCCCGACCGACGACGCTGGCGATGGCGGTCGTCGAGGCCGCCGAGGAGTTCGCCGACCACGTCGTCAGCGAGGAGATGACGGCACAACTGGAGGCGGACATGACCCGCATCGCCGACGGCGAGGCCACTTTGGAGAACGTGACCGACGAGTCCCGAGAGATGCTCGAACGCGTCTTCGAGGAACTTCGCGAGTCCCGTGAGGAGATCGGGGATTACCTCCAGGAGTCGCTGAAAGCCGACAAGACCCTGGGACCGTGTCCGGAGTGCGGCGAGGACCTGCTCGTCCGGCGCTCCCGACAGGGCTCGTACTTCGTGGGCTGTGATGGCTTCCCCGAGTGTCGGAACACGCTCCCGCTGCCCTCGACCGGCGAGCCGCTCGTCCTTGAGGAAGTCTGTGACGACCACGACATGCACCACGTGAAGATGCTGGCCGGCCGGGACACCTTCGTCCACGGCTGCCCGCGCTGTGAGGCCGAAGCCGCCGACGAGAGCGAGGACGAGGTGATCGGGCCGTGTCCGGACTGCAACGAGGACGAGGGTGGCGAACTCGCGATCAAGCATCTCCGCTCCGGATCGCGGCTGGTAGGCTGTACGCGCTACCCCGACTGTGACTACTCGCTGCCCCTCCCACGGAACGGCGACATCGCCATCACCGACACCTACTGTGAGGACCACGACTTGCCCGAACTCGTCGTCGACCCCGACAGCGACGACCCCTGGGAACTGGGCTGCCCGATCTGTAACTACGAGGAGTACAAAGCCCGCAACGCTGTCGAGGACTTGGCCGATCTCGACGGCATCGGCTCCGCGACAGCCGAGAAACTCGAAGCCGCCGGCGTCGACGACCTCGACACGCTCCGCGAGGCCGACTCCGACACCGTCGCCACGGAGGTCCAGGGCGTCAGTGAGACCCAGGTCCGAGAGTGGCAGGCGCAACTCGACGACTAG
- a CDS encoding DUF7518 family protein has protein sequence MSDNRVAELEARVQELEASVEGLTDELVECKVRLREMENAVDGEVGPIASQQTDVDAEVDAEFDDGADTSNTEAPEEPPEEGAEAPADAETTEESESDIIVA, from the coding sequence ATGAGCGACAACCGCGTCGCGGAACTGGAAGCACGCGTCCAGGAACTGGAAGCATCCGTGGAAGGACTCACGGACGAACTCGTCGAGTGCAAAGTCCGCCTCCGCGAGATGGAAAACGCCGTCGACGGCGAAGTGGGTCCCATCGCCAGCCAACAGACCGACGTCGACGCCGAAGTCGACGCGGAGTTCGACGACGGGGCCGACACATCTAACACCGAGGCTCCCGAGGAACCGCCAGAGGAGGGAGCCGAGGCGCCCGCCGACGCCGAGACCACCGAGGAGTCCGAGTCGGACATCATCGTCGCGTAG
- a CDS encoding HAD family hydrolase yields the protein MQHVEAVVFDLDGTLCESTQAEETLYAGAFEAVDLPQFGAVDELWAALDGPPDPEDEQSYLAAGFRRLGAQYGHRQVPADELAAGLLDTVDRRAVAFRDGADGALRAARAHGPVGVLTNGPASRQRPKVESLALADRVDTVRYAGDRPRRKPHPEPFIDVCETLGTAPEATLYVGDSLAYDVAGAHGAGLQAAWCPREPGDSEGYRPEYVFDSPADLIEVLERSDEARQP from the coding sequence ATGCAGCACGTGGAGGCGGTCGTCTTCGACCTCGACGGGACGCTGTGTGAGTCCACCCAGGCGGAGGAGACCCTGTATGCCGGCGCCTTCGAGGCCGTCGACCTCCCGCAGTTCGGAGCCGTCGACGAGCTGTGGGCGGCTCTGGACGGTCCACCGGACCCCGAGGACGAACAGTCGTATCTGGCTGCCGGCTTCCGCCGGCTCGGCGCACAGTACGGCCACAGACAGGTCCCGGCCGACGAACTGGCCGCCGGGCTGCTCGACACCGTCGACCGGCGCGCCGTCGCCTTCCGCGACGGGGCGGACGGAGCGTTGCGGGCCGCCCGAGCGCACGGTCCAGTCGGCGTGTTGACCAACGGACCTGCAAGCCGTCAGCGTCCGAAAGTCGAGTCGCTGGCGCTCGCTGACAGGGTCGACACTGTCCGGTACGCGGGCGACCGTCCGCGCCGCAAGCCACACCCGGAACCGTTCATCGACGTGTGTGAGACCCTGGGAACCGCCCCCGAAGCGACGCTGTACGTCGGCGACTCGCTCGCCTACGACGTGGCGGGCGCACACGGTGCCGGCCTTCAGGCCGCCTGGTGTCCCCGGGAACCCGGGGACAGCGAGGGCTACCGTCCCGAATACGTCTTCGACAGTCCGGCGGACCTCATCGAGGTGTTGGAGCGGTCGGACGAAGCTCGACAGCCGTGA
- a CDS encoding phosphoglycerol geranylgeranyltransferase: MSDWADWDHIVKIDPDKTLVDGETFEDVAATGTDAIEVGGTTGMTEEKMERVVEACGKYDIPVYIEPSNPASVVHSDRHDGYLVPVVMNAGDVTWITGAHKEWIRIDDEIDWSRTFTEAYIVMNPEASVATYTQADCDLDAEEVAAYAEAAEHLLGQEIVYVEYSGMLGDTEIVSAAAEAIDDATLFYGGGIGGYESARRMAEHADTIVVGDLVHDEGVDAVRETVEGARDAHAATADR; encoded by the coding sequence ATGAGCGACTGGGCGGACTGGGACCACATCGTCAAGATCGACCCGGACAAGACGCTGGTCGACGGCGAAACGTTCGAGGACGTAGCTGCGACCGGGACCGACGCGATCGAGGTCGGCGGTACCACTGGGATGACCGAAGAGAAGATGGAGCGGGTCGTCGAGGCCTGCGGGAAGTACGACATCCCCGTCTACATCGAACCCTCGAACCCGGCGTCGGTCGTCCACAGCGACCGCCACGACGGCTATCTGGTCCCGGTCGTCATGAACGCCGGCGACGTGACCTGGATCACCGGTGCCCACAAGGAGTGGATCCGTATCGACGACGAGATCGACTGGTCCAGAACCTTCACCGAGGCATACATCGTGATGAACCCCGAGGCCTCCGTCGCCACCTACACCCAGGCCGACTGTGATCTCGACGCCGAGGAAGTCGCCGCCTACGCCGAGGCCGCCGAACACCTGCTCGGCCAGGAGATCGTCTACGTCGAGTATTCGGGAATGTTGGGCGATACCGAGATCGTCTCCGCTGCGGCCGAGGCCATCGACGACGCCACGCTGTTCTACGGCGGCGGGATCGGCGGCTACGAGTCCGCTCGGCGGATGGCCGAACACGCCGACACCATCGTCGTCGGCGACCTCGTCCACGACGAGGGCGTCGACGCGGTCCGTGAGACCGTCGAGGGGGCCAGAGACGCCCACGCAGCGACCGCCGATCGCTGA
- a CDS encoding aryl-sulfate sulfotransferase — MLPADYSRATVARLLAALLVVSLIAPIAVSAVTADDREATTLQRGTVTSPANGTTVVSTQGYTFQGNTNPKKPARLVAVDERARLQWTYTSRQGTDAWFFDVDPLPNGNLLVVSPREGKTLVYELDPETREREWERLLPYEDTHDIDMLNDTALAVSHMRAWNESEGVSNDELLVYNLTTDTVTWRWRYRDHYPASTDGGQDDDWTHSNDIDPVGDDKFLASPRNFDQVILVNRTTGEIELQLGEDGNHDILNEQHNPDFLRGADGTPTILVADSHNDRVVEYAYTNGNWTRTWEVGSGQLNWPRDADRLPNGNTLITDTLNHRVIEVTPTGEVVWEYYATWGPYDSERVAHGDGSTGPTIREQNATGSYTLSGSANLTAGGSEPTPVGTTIEATFAGTPLDDTGATVGALWGHYTPWLRPVWMSGWDLFYGLVAGVVLLGWAVAEGIRVGRTRLAGR, encoded by the coding sequence GTGCTCCCCGCCGACTACTCCAGGGCGACCGTGGCACGCCTCCTCGCTGCGCTGCTGGTCGTCTCGTTGATCGCGCCGATAGCGGTCAGCGCGGTGACCGCAGACGACCGGGAGGCGACGACACTCCAGCGTGGAACCGTCACGTCGCCGGCCAACGGCACCACCGTCGTCAGTACCCAGGGCTACACGTTCCAGGGGAACACCAACCCCAAGAAGCCGGCCCGGCTGGTCGCGGTCGACGAGCGGGCCCGGCTCCAGTGGACCTACACGAGCAGACAGGGGACCGACGCGTGGTTCTTCGACGTCGATCCGCTGCCGAACGGTAACCTGCTCGTCGTCTCCCCGCGGGAGGGCAAGACCCTGGTGTACGAACTCGACCCCGAAACCAGAGAGCGCGAGTGGGAACGGCTGCTCCCGTACGAGGACACCCACGACATCGACATGCTGAACGACACCGCACTGGCGGTCTCGCACATGCGGGCCTGGAACGAGAGCGAGGGGGTCTCCAACGACGAGTTGCTCGTCTACAACCTCACCACCGATACCGTCACCTGGCGGTGGCGCTACCGCGACCACTACCCGGCCAGCACCGACGGCGGACAGGACGACGACTGGACACACAGCAACGACATCGATCCCGTCGGTGACGACAAGTTCCTCGCCTCGCCGCGGAACTTCGACCAGGTCATCCTCGTCAACCGGACGACCGGCGAGATCGAACTGCAACTCGGCGAGGACGGCAACCACGACATCCTCAACGAGCAACACAACCCCGACTTCCTCCGTGGGGCCGACGGGACGCCGACGATCCTGGTCGCCGACAGCCACAACGACCGCGTCGTCGAGTACGCCTACACGAACGGGAACTGGACCCGGACCTGGGAAGTCGGTTCCGGGCAGTTGAACTGGCCCCGGGACGCCGACCGGCTTCCCAACGGCAACACGCTCATCACCGACACGCTCAACCACCGGGTCATCGAGGTGACGCCGACGGGTGAAGTCGTCTGGGAGTACTACGCCACCTGGGGTCCCTACGACTCCGAGCGAGTGGCCCACGGCGACGGTTCGACGGGGCCGACGATCCGCGAGCAGAACGCGACCGGGAGCTACACGCTCTCCGGGAGCGCGAACCTCACGGCGGGCGGCAGCGAGCCGACCCCAGTCGGGACGACCATCGAGGCGACCTTCGCCGGAACTCCCCTGGACGACACCGGGGCCACGGTCGGCGCGCTCTGGGGACATTACACCCCGTGGCTGCGCCCGGTCTGGATGAGCGGCTGGGATCTCTTCTACGGGTTGGTGGCCGGCGTCGTCCTGTTGGGCTGGGCAGTCGCCGAAGGGATCAGGGTCGGACGAACGCGCCTGGCCGGCAGATAA
- a CDS encoding phosphotransferase family protein, with translation MSDVEQVFRRVVPGRIPETIERPPQGNHKRTAVARYPDRPAVVAQLTDDPAAIHTEATLLAAVADRTSVPVPRLLAHGRLDGRGYLVTEYVDGTDLHERFDALPADRRQHVARQFGSVLARLHEAFPFESAGPLSVDDGGSLIGGGRSVTEVFTSVAEDALAALPAAFDDLRPELAAAMEPPTRTRRPRLFPWDLRPGNALLSAGDLAAVLDWGGPRAGDPALSVAKTEHLVARWYGTDPEPLRSAFRAGYRSVRPLPSVPRAYRVAAVVTAAVDSAGVVTRPHYPEQTGAEAVAIHRAWLTEWLDTGEGE, from the coding sequence GTGAGCGACGTCGAACAGGTGTTCCGTCGGGTTGTCCCGGGCCGGATACCCGAGACGATCGAACGGCCACCGCAAGGGAACCACAAGAGGACAGCCGTCGCACGGTACCCCGACCGGCCCGCAGTCGTCGCACAGCTGACGGACGACCCCGCGGCGATACACACCGAAGCCACACTACTGGCTGCCGTCGCCGACCGGACGAGCGTTCCGGTCCCGCGGCTGCTCGCACACGGTCGGCTCGACGGGCGTGGCTATCTCGTCACCGAGTACGTCGACGGCACGGACCTCCACGAGCGGTTCGACGCCCTCCCGGCGGACCGACGCCAACACGTCGCCCGACAGTTCGGGAGCGTGCTGGCCCGGCTCCACGAGGCGTTTCCCTTCGAGTCCGCCGGGCCGCTATCGGTCGATGACGGCGGATCGTTGATCGGTGGGGGCCGGTCTGTCACCGAAGTGTTCACCTCCGTCGCCGAGGACGCCCTGGCGGCACTGCCGGCGGCGTTCGACGACCTACGGCCGGAACTTGCCGCCGCGATGGAGCCCCCTACGCGGACCCGACGGCCGCGGCTGTTCCCCTGGGACCTCCGGCCCGGGAACGCCCTGCTGTCGGCAGGTGACCTCGCCGCTGTCCTCGACTGGGGTGGCCCGCGAGCCGGCGATCCGGCCCTGTCGGTCGCCAAGACCGAACACCTCGTTGCCCGCTGGTACGGGACGGACCCGGAGCCGCTCCGGAGCGCGTTTCGCGCGGGCTATCGGTCCGTTCGCCCGCTGCCGTCGGTCCCGCGGGCCTACCGGGTAGCGGCCGTCGTCACCGCCGCGGTTGACTCCGCGGGCGTGGTGACCCGACCGCACTACCCCGAACAGACCGGGGCCGAAGCCGTGGCGATCCACCGCGCGTGGCTGACCGAGTGGCTGGACACCGGCGAGGGTGAATAA
- a CDS encoding Rieske (2Fe-2S) protein, giving the protein MHQLTTVETVHEEGSVLFTATDPYGDLEEIVVVPCEDGVEAWVNVCTHEQQRFDTGRGVPMREGQLICPRHGSLFDACSGDCDNGEAAGTTLPGVDIAERHGTVFLIDDDYDFHHEGGIDDDDGPSSTSHLQL; this is encoded by the coding sequence ATGCACCAGTTGACGACGGTCGAGACCGTCCACGAGGAGGGGTCGGTGCTGTTCACCGCGACGGACCCCTACGGTGACCTCGAAGAAATCGTCGTCGTCCCCTGCGAGGACGGCGTCGAAGCGTGGGTCAACGTCTGCACCCACGAGCAACAGCGGTTCGACACCGGCCGTGGCGTCCCGATGCGGGAGGGCCAACTGATCTGTCCCCGCCACGGGTCGCTGTTCGACGCGTGTTCGGGCGACTGTGACAACGGCGAAGCGGCGGGGACGACTCTCCCCGGGGTCGACATCGCCGAGCGACACGGCACCGTCTTCCTGATCGACGACGACTACGACTTTCACCACGAGGGCGGGATCGACGACGACGATGGCCCGAGTTCGACCTCGCATCTGCAGTTGTAG
- a CDS encoding winged helix-turn-helix transcriptional regulator, protein MTRSSVALAVGLVCCVLLASGLGAAATADERNPSSQVTDDGVVPSDNDTSTVGDTTDNTTSSVDETTEDAADTDDNTTSTIGTTTPTVSKTAENTTGSAEETTENATDTTGTVRDDVESASQSAGSTLDGASTTSVNVTARPSVNATVDGAVNAEGAAARGATPDQTRTNADRTAAAGATRSTANASSTAANASAGAASGAKPPGLGGEMPTPDGKSVAVGVGATVAAGAAGRAYVGATGGSPTAASGVAQSSVPLVRTAYRGVADRLWRFLGIAGYALHSEDPLEHETRADLAAAIEDNPGAYLSELADASDASMSTVRYHLKVLEREDVVTPVKIRGKRRYFPGDEPTDELAAALADDATETVLRALATVGPASVSALADELDRDPSTVTHHLDRLQESGLVERERDGRAVVNALAPTAAAAMAPRVGERGDPPAVGSSPGD, encoded by the coding sequence ATGACCCGTTCGTCCGTCGCCCTCGCCGTGGGGCTCGTCTGCTGTGTCCTCCTCGCGTCAGGTCTCGGAGCGGCCGCTACGGCCGACGAGAGGAATCCGTCCAGTCAGGTTACGGACGACGGCGTGGTCCCCTCGGACAACGATACGTCGACGGTCGGTGATACGACCGACAACACCACGTCGTCTGTCGACGAGACGACGGAGGACGCGGCAGATACCGACGACAACACCACGTCGACGATCGGTACCACGACACCGACGGTATCGAAGACGGCCGAGAACACGACGGGGTCCGCCGAAGAGACGACTGAGAACGCCACGGACACGACCGGAACAGTCCGCGACGACGTCGAGTCGGCCAGCCAGTCCGCCGGGTCGACGCTGGACGGTGCGTCAACCACGAGCGTGAACGTGACGGCACGCCCGTCGGTGAACGCGACCGTGGACGGAGCGGTGAACGCGGAGGGGGCCGCGGCCCGGGGAGCGACGCCCGACCAGACCCGAACGAACGCTGACCGCACTGCGGCCGCTGGAGCGACCCGTTCGACCGCAAACGCTTCCAGCACCGCAGCTAACGCGTCGGCGGGGGCTGCGAGCGGAGCGAAACCGCCGGGCCTCGGCGGTGAGATGCCGACGCCGGACGGGAAGAGCGTCGCCGTCGGTGTCGGTGCGACGGTCGCAGCCGGTGCGGCGGGCCGGGCCTACGTCGGGGCGACGGGCGGGAGTCCAACCGCCGCAAGCGGAGTCGCCCAGTCGAGTGTCCCACTCGTTCGGACGGCCTACCGCGGAGTCGCCGACCGCCTCTGGCGGTTCCTGGGGATCGCCGGCTACGCGCTCCACTCCGAGGACCCGCTGGAACACGAGACGCGGGCGGACCTGGCGGCAGCCATCGAGGACAACCCCGGCGCGTACCTCTCGGAACTGGCCGACGCCAGCGACGCCTCGATGAGTACCGTCCGGTACCACCTCAAAGTCCTCGAACGCGAGGACGTCGTCACCCCCGTGAAGATCCGGGGCAAGCGCCGGTATTTCCCCGGCGACGAACCGACCGACGAACTCGCTGCCGCGCTGGCCGACGACGCGACGGAGACCGTCCTCCGGGCGCTCGCGACCGTCGGGCCGGCGTCAGTGTCGGCACTGGCCGACGAACTCGACCGGGACCCAAGTACCGTGACCCACCACCTCGACAGACTCCAGGAGTCCGGCCTCGTCGAGCGCGAGCGCGACGGCCGCGCGGTGGTCAACGCCCTGGCACCGACCGCCGCTGCCGCGATGGCACCCCGGGTCGGCGAGCGCGGCGATCCGCCCGCCGTCGGGTCCAGTCCTGGTGATTGA